A single region of the Plutella xylostella chromosome 28, ilPluXylo3.1, whole genome shotgun sequence genome encodes:
- the LOC105381126 gene encoding uncharacterized protein LOC105381126, whose amino-acid sequence MTSEPDSCSEEEPDSEMLSDDPSFQDSDDERQMRAQSDLPPGLPLRAPRKLFSNCRERWRQQNVSGAFAELRRLVPTHPPDKKLSKSEILRVAIRYIGLLCEVLEWQKAHSISTNKENNSLAIKCESPLSPSQNLRRKYKRPYCNDDEGPKPKIFLEGANDFPKFGNEENEDGSLFRRYQSRVVQNKMEHYRFLRSSYYFPRWRHPLPLRNLTTDRNGNNLLMIAPAQNGTSKPDNGVVKYCNGTADVDKSLDKDKGDNKDGMNKMM is encoded by the exons ATGACGTCAGAGCCGGACTCGTGTTCGGAAGAGGAGCCGGACAGCGAGATGCTCAGCGACGACCCGAGTTTCCAGGACAGTGATGACGAGAGACAGATGCGGGCACAG TCGGACCTACCCCCCGGCCTGCCTCTCCGAGCGCCCCGCAAGTTGTTCTCCAACTGCCGCGAGCGCTGGCGCCAGCAGAACGTGAGTGGAGCCTTTGCCGAGCTCCGGAGACTCGTGCCCACGCACCCGCCCGACAAGAAGTTGTCTAAGAGCGAGATATTGAGGGTCGCCATCAG ATACATCGGTCTTCTATGCGAGGTGCTCGAGTGGCAGAAAGCGCATTCCATCTCCACTAACAAAGAGAACAACTCCTTAGCAATCAAATGCGAATCACCTCTTAGCCCATCGCAGAACCTACGCAGGAAGTACAAACGACCTTATTGCAATGATGATGAAGGTCCAAAACCGAAAATCTTTCTCGAAGGCGCTAACGACTTTCCGAAATTCGGCAACGAGGAAAATGAAGATGGTTCGCTCTTCAGACGCTACCAAAGTCGAGTGGTCCAAAACAAAATGGAGCACTATAGGTTCCTCAGAAGCTCTTACTATTTCCCAAGATGGCGCCATCCCCTGCCGTTAAGGAACTTGACAACTGACAGGAATGGAAACAACTTGCTCATGATCGCTCCAGCGCAAAATGGGACGAGCAAACCAGATAATGGGGTTGTGAAGTATTGCAACGGAACTGCAGATGTTGATAAGTCTCTAGATAAAGACAAGGGTGACAATAAGGATGGGATGAACAAAATGATGTAG